The Nitriliruptor alkaliphilus DSM 45188 genome includes a region encoding these proteins:
- a CDS encoding MFS transporter, which yields MDDRSGRGDARIALGWLVGATTIGSFGLAAGGSAGALVATSLSGSGSTSGLPLTALATGSALSIVAVGRLGRRIGRLSALAIAYGFGGVGAVLVIVAAARANLALVLVGSLLLGGPNAAVFLSRYAAADLVAPDRRGRALGLVLGSVTVGAVGGSYLLGPTAGVARALGLPAVVGLYLLAVPAFLTAGLVLGRLAGRRDPVPDRERRARRVRDLLLGPGPVRRAGALLAIANLAMTAIMVVIPVHLTHHGHGLHLVGGLVGLHVAGMFCPSPLSGWLTDRIGGQRVGHAGLAVLVLTATGWAATGATDAFGAGLLLLALGIGWNAAVVGGSALIATTTAETDRLGVEAGAELAKEAGAGLGAPLAGVVVVLFGFPALCLLIGLVCTAGLAALRSVRDPGAGERRAVGSSAFCTTLSRTAAVPRPLPTPTASEVTDGRHDAPITTHGGGPMSKRPSP from the coding sequence ATGGACGACCGAAGCGGCCGCGGCGACGCCCGCATCGCGCTCGGCTGGCTCGTGGGAGCGACCACCATCGGCAGCTTCGGGCTCGCCGCAGGTGGGTCGGCGGGAGCGCTGGTTGCGACGTCCCTCAGCGGGAGCGGATCGACCTCGGGGCTGCCGCTGACGGCGCTGGCGACGGGATCGGCGCTCAGCATCGTGGCGGTCGGACGGCTCGGCCGTCGGATCGGTCGCCTCTCGGCCCTGGCGATCGCGTACGGCTTCGGTGGCGTGGGCGCGGTGCTCGTGATCGTGGCGGCGGCGCGCGCCAACCTCGCCCTGGTGCTGGTCGGCAGCCTCCTGCTCGGCGGGCCGAACGCCGCGGTGTTCCTCTCCCGCTACGCGGCCGCGGATCTCGTCGCCCCCGACCGGCGGGGCCGCGCGCTCGGGCTGGTGCTCGGCAGCGTCACGGTCGGAGCGGTCGGCGGGTCCTACCTGCTCGGGCCGACGGCGGGGGTCGCGAGGGCGCTGGGCCTCCCTGCGGTCGTCGGCCTCTACCTCCTCGCCGTACCGGCGTTCCTGACGGCGGGCCTCGTCCTCGGACGCCTCGCGGGACGCCGCGACCCCGTCCCCGACCGCGAGCGGCGCGCTCGCCGTGTCCGCGACCTTCTCCTGGGACCGGGCCCGGTGCGCCGTGCCGGGGCGTTGCTGGCGATCGCCAACCTCGCCATGACCGCGATCATGGTCGTCATCCCGGTGCACCTCACCCACCACGGTCACGGGCTGCACCTCGTCGGTGGCCTGGTCGGCCTCCACGTCGCGGGCATGTTCTGCCCCTCGCCGCTGAGCGGGTGGCTCACCGACCGCATCGGTGGTCAGCGGGTCGGCCACGCCGGCCTGGCCGTGCTCGTGCTGACCGCGACCGGCTGGGCCGCGACGGGCGCGACGGATGCGTTCGGGGCGGGCCTCCTCCTGCTGGCCCTCGGCATCGGCTGGAACGCTGCGGTCGTCGGGGGGAGCGCCCTGATCGCGACGACGACCGCCGAGACCGACCGCCTCGGTGTGGAGGCCGGAGCCGAGCTCGCCAAGGAGGCGGGAGCCGGCCTCGGCGCCCCGCTCGCCGGCGTGGTCGTCGTGCTGTTCGGGTTCCCCGCGCTCTGCCTGCTCATCGGGCTGGTCTGCACAGCAGGCCTCGCCGCCCTCCGCAGCGTGCGCGACCCCGGGGCCGGTGAGCGGCGAGCGGTCGGATCGTCGGCGTTCTGCACGACCCTGTCACGAACCGCGGCGGTCCCTCGTCCTCTGCCCACGCCCACCGCGAGCGAGGTCACCGACGGGCGGCACGACGCACCCATCACCACCCACGGAGGGGGACCAATGTCGAAGCGGCCGTCACCGTGA
- a CDS encoding sensor histidine kinase codes for MDLLRTITAPLRSADTYRRWVHLVLGGALFVPVLVAFLVLFSLGRSDPGGSVSTTAGILAIAAAAVTAGTAVLLPGVRTQQHALTRTLVGGPLADDPVVPQPSGRARPREAVWLALHLLVGFGVSFVTMIALTEAALLALAPLAQEPVTLIGGRLWALDAPTGTARWLAPLLGGALVLLLVHLVALVGAGAARLAPVLLGPSTTDRLATAQARADRLEGRDQLASELHDSIGHALSVVALQAGAAARVLDDDPAFARRALGAIAEQARIAAAELDHVLGALREGSSSTAPQRTLHELPTLVDTARTAGAELTLDRSGSPESVPPAVSREAYRLAQEGITNALRHGVEGAPIAVELRIEDRQLHLRITNPVAPRSRRRDAGGLGLTNMRERVRVLGGDLEAGLDHDTWQLAATLPYGAIR; via the coding sequence GTGGATCTCCTGCGGACCATCACCGCTCCCCTGCGCAGCGCCGACACCTACCGGCGGTGGGTCCACCTCGTGCTCGGCGGCGCTCTGTTCGTCCCGGTCCTGGTCGCCTTCCTCGTGCTGTTCTCCCTCGGCAGGTCGGACCCGGGTGGGAGCGTGTCGACCACGGCCGGGATCCTGGCGATCGCCGCCGCGGCGGTGACAGCCGGCACCGCCGTCCTGCTGCCGGGCGTGCGGACCCAGCAGCACGCGCTGACGCGGACGCTGGTGGGCGGGCCCTTGGCCGACGACCCGGTCGTCCCCCAGCCGAGCGGCCGCGCCCGGCCCCGCGAGGCGGTGTGGCTGGCGTTGCACCTGCTGGTCGGCTTCGGCGTCAGCTTCGTGACGATGATCGCGCTGACCGAAGCAGCCCTGCTGGCCCTCGCGCCACTGGCGCAGGAGCCGGTCACGCTCATCGGTGGCCGGCTGTGGGCGCTCGATGCTCCGACCGGCACCGCCCGCTGGCTGGCGCCGCTGCTCGGCGGCGCGCTCGTCCTCCTGCTCGTCCACCTCGTCGCGCTCGTAGGAGCGGGGGCGGCCCGGCTCGCGCCGGTCCTCCTCGGCCCCTCGACCACCGACCGGCTGGCGACCGCTCAGGCGCGGGCCGACCGCCTCGAAGGCCGCGACCAACTGGCCAGCGAACTGCACGACTCCATCGGTCACGCGCTGTCGGTCGTGGCCCTGCAGGCCGGCGCCGCAGCCAGGGTCCTCGATGATGATCCGGCCTTCGCTCGCCGCGCCCTCGGAGCGATCGCCGAGCAGGCTCGCATCGCCGCCGCGGAGCTCGACCACGTGCTCGGTGCGCTCCGCGAGGGCAGCTCCAGCACGGCGCCGCAGCGCACACTGCACGAGCTGCCGACCCTCGTCGACACCGCCCGGACGGCGGGTGCGGAGCTCACCCTCGACCGGTCCGGATCCCCGGAGTCCGTCCCGCCGGCGGTCTCACGGGAGGCCTACCGTCTGGCCCAGGAGGGCATCACCAACGCCCTCCGCCACGGCGTCGAAGGGGCCCCCATCGCCGTGGAGCTGCGGATCGAGGACCGACAGCTCCACCTGCGCATCACCAACCCGGTCGCCCCACGCAGCCGCAGGCGCGACGCGGGTGGGCTCGGCCTGACCAACATGCGGGAACGGGTCCGCGTCCTCGGCGGCGACCTCGAGGCGGGGTTGGACCACGACACGTGGCAGCTCGCCGCGACCCTCCCCTACGGAGCGATTCGGTGA
- a CDS encoding prealbumin-like fold domain-containing protein, with protein sequence MRRPITFLSAFALLLGMLAIPASAEHDDPVFELDGNVDPDHPGNYDWTDFLEGPGDVQVQETLPAGFIAAGASADHALPDTTTFTQGSKDTLDISDWTCTRTNNVNNKVDITNAYSVAERNEDGHLIIYFGTEIRAPEGNSNIGMWFLQDEDAGCEQAGGGSTPFDGNHVVGDVLVVSAFTNGGTQANITVYKWVGSGGSDGALDLVGDFAAATCSGGELGSDTACAIANSEAVVPTPWFSPDRRGDNEPLAVNTFFEGAVNITELLGTEPADECFTQFLANTRSSQSLTATLFDYTTGELEICGGLTIVKETDPAGEDQDFDFTITGPGIDGTGTFELNAADHDEGEGNPASTTFSDLLIGDYTITEVDIPDGWDLTSIVCDDGTTGNLADGAVTVSVGVSTGVTCTFTNTLRHSILVEKTYAVDPGEDNLAKFALHEDDAGEPGKPGEEVDDLDYTEADGRHFYCIDDLIPGDYWLVEESPTGFLSNDDVPVSTSSTETCVSVSTERSDRGADGPDRRSTTARTGRPDRHQVEADPGWRGRARALDHPAGRLRVHALPRRG encoded by the coding sequence ATGAGACGACCGATCACGTTCCTCAGCGCGTTCGCGCTGCTCCTGGGGATGCTCGCGATCCCCGCGAGCGCCGAACACGACGATCCGGTGTTCGAGCTCGACGGCAACGTCGATCCCGACCATCCCGGCAACTACGACTGGACCGACTTCCTCGAAGGCCCGGGAGACGTCCAGGTGCAGGAGACGCTCCCGGCAGGGTTCATCGCGGCCGGCGCGTCCGCTGACCACGCCCTCCCGGACACCACGACCTTCACCCAGGGCAGCAAGGACACCCTGGACATCAGCGACTGGACCTGTACGCGCACGAACAACGTCAACAACAAGGTCGACATCACCAACGCCTACAGCGTGGCCGAACGCAACGAGGACGGCCACCTGATCATCTACTTCGGCACCGAGATCAGGGCTCCGGAGGGCAACTCCAACATCGGCATGTGGTTCCTCCAGGACGAGGATGCCGGCTGTGAACAGGCAGGCGGCGGCTCGACGCCGTTCGACGGCAACCACGTCGTCGGCGACGTCCTGGTCGTCTCCGCGTTCACCAACGGTGGCACGCAGGCCAACATCACCGTCTACAAGTGGGTCGGCTCCGGAGGTAGCGACGGCGCGCTGGACCTGGTGGGCGACTTCGCCGCCGCGACCTGCTCCGGTGGTGAACTCGGCTCCGACACCGCCTGCGCGATCGCGAACAGCGAGGCCGTCGTCCCGACGCCGTGGTTCAGCCCCGACCGCAGGGGCGACAACGAACCGCTCGCGGTCAACACCTTCTTCGAGGGCGCGGTCAACATCACCGAGCTGCTGGGCACGGAGCCCGCGGACGAGTGCTTCACCCAGTTCCTGGCCAACACCCGCTCGTCGCAGTCGCTCACGGCCACGTTGTTCGACTACACGACCGGTGAGCTCGAGATCTGCGGTGGACTGACGATCGTCAAGGAGACCGATCCCGCGGGCGAGGACCAGGACTTCGACTTCACGATCACCGGACCGGGCATCGACGGGACGGGGACGTTCGAGCTCAACGCCGCCGACCACGACGAAGGCGAGGGCAACCCAGCCAGCACGACGTTCTCGGATCTGCTGATCGGCGACTACACGATCACCGAGGTCGACATCCCTGACGGCTGGGACCTCACCAGCATCGTGTGTGACGACGGCACGACCGGGAACCTCGCGGACGGTGCGGTGACCGTCTCGGTCGGCGTGTCGACCGGCGTGACGTGCACGTTCACCAACACGCTACGCCACTCGATCCTGGTCGAGAAGACCTACGCGGTCGACCCGGGCGAGGACAACCTGGCGAAGTTCGCGCTCCACGAGGACGACGCGGGCGAGCCGGGCAAGCCGGGCGAGGAGGTCGACGACCTCGATTACACCGAGGCCGACGGCCGCCACTTCTACTGCATCGACGACCTGATCCCCGGCGACTACTGGCTCGTCGAGGAATCCCCGACCGGGTTCCTATCCAACGACGACGTGCCGGTCTCCACGTCGAGCACCGAGACGTGTGTCAGCGTGTCGACGGAGAGGTCTGATCGCGGCGCCGACGGGCCGGACAGACGATCGACAACAGCCCGCACCGGTCGACCTGACCGTCACCAAGTGGAAGCTGACCCTGGATGGCGAGGGCGAGCTCGTGCGCTCGACCACCCCGCTGGCCGGCTTCGAGTACACGCTCTACCTCGGCGAGGATGA
- the sigJ gene encoding RNA polymerase sigma factor SigJ, translating to MQEPIADVFERRRRYLLGVAYRLLGTVSEAEDAVQETWLRVHRTAMDEVDDVEAWLTIVTTRICYDVLKSARARRERYVGEWLPEPIVDGAGPMDPADHVTLDDSVNMALLVVLESLSPAERTAFVLHDVFKLPFDQIAEVVGRTPAACRQLAARARAHVEARAPRFDADETQHRRAVEAFTHAAETGDLAELLAVLDPEVVLRSDGGGKVTARRTPLEGAEAVARFVLAMAAKRVHMRQHVRTVNGQPGLVTTEDGRTVAVMGFAEAGGRITEIDLVMNPDKLPRDLDPIT from the coding sequence ATGCAGGAGCCGATCGCGGACGTCTTCGAACGCCGCCGTCGCTACCTGCTCGGGGTCGCCTACCGACTGCTCGGCACCGTGTCCGAGGCCGAGGACGCCGTGCAGGAGACCTGGCTACGGGTGCACCGGACCGCGATGGACGAGGTCGACGACGTCGAAGCGTGGCTGACCATCGTGACCACCCGCATCTGTTACGACGTGCTCAAGTCGGCTCGGGCGCGCCGCGAGCGGTACGTCGGCGAGTGGCTACCCGAGCCGATCGTCGACGGCGCCGGCCCGATGGACCCCGCGGACCACGTCACGCTCGACGACTCGGTGAACATGGCGCTGCTGGTCGTGCTCGAGTCGCTGTCCCCGGCCGAGCGCACCGCGTTCGTGCTGCACGACGTCTTCAAGCTGCCGTTTGATCAGATCGCGGAGGTCGTCGGTCGCACGCCCGCCGCGTGCCGGCAGCTGGCGGCGCGTGCACGAGCCCACGTCGAGGCACGTGCCCCGCGGTTCGACGCGGACGAGACGCAGCACCGCCGGGCCGTCGAGGCCTTCACGCACGCGGCGGAGACCGGGGACCTGGCCGAGTTGCTGGCCGTGCTCGACCCTGAGGTCGTGCTGCGCTCCGACGGCGGAGGGAAGGTCACCGCCCGTCGCACGCCACTGGAAGGTGCCGAAGCGGTCGCACGCTTCGTGCTGGCCATGGCGGCCAAGCGCGTGCACATGCGTCAGCACGTCCGGACCGTCAACGGCCAGCCCGGGCTGGTCACCACCGAGGACGGCCGGACGGTGGCAGTCATGGGCTTCGCCGAGGCCGGTGGCCGCATCACCGAGATCGACCTGGTCATGAACCCCGACAAGCTCCCACGCGACCTCGACCCGATCACCTGA
- a CDS encoding NAD(P)/FAD-dependent oxidoreductase, which produces MPQIAPVAGHTTAFQRTPAWIAPWLDRRFTRLERWLFRRVPLIQRLARALVYWNREAMVVGLAKRRSLLRPVQAVAAAHLRRQVRDPQLRADLTPDFTIGCKRILISNDYNPTLERDDVDLVPSGVREVRGSTIVAADGTERDVDTIVFGTGFEVSQPPIARHVRGRGGRLLVDVWADGMHAHLGRPRVPQPVPARRPQHRARSHLDGLHDGGADALPRGRDHHGAVRRSARRRGARGRHGRLRRRGAPQ; this is translated from the coding sequence GTGCCCCAGATCGCGCCCGTCGCCGGCCACACCACCGCCTTCCAGCGCACCCCTGCGTGGATCGCGCCATGGCTCGACCGGCGCTTCACCCGCTTGGAGCGCTGGCTGTTCCGTCGCGTGCCGCTGATCCAGCGGCTCGCCCGGGCCCTCGTCTACTGGAACCGTGAGGCGATGGTGGTCGGGCTGGCCAAGCGCCGCTCGCTGCTGCGGCCGGTCCAGGCGGTCGCGGCCGCCCACCTGCGGCGGCAGGTCCGCGACCCGCAGCTGCGTGCCGACCTCACCCCGGACTTCACCATCGGGTGCAAGCGCATCCTGATCTCCAACGACTACAACCCGACGCTCGAGCGCGACGACGTCGACCTGGTCCCGTCGGGGGTCCGTGAGGTCCGCGGGTCCACCATCGTGGCCGCGGACGGCACCGAGCGGGACGTCGACACCATCGTGTTCGGGACCGGCTTCGAGGTCAGCCAGCCGCCGATCGCCCGACACGTGCGTGGCCGCGGAGGACGGCTGCTGGTGGACGTGTGGGCCGACGGCATGCACGCGCACCTCGGGCGTCCCCGGGTTCCCCAACCTGTTCCTGCTCGTCGGCCCCAACACCGGGCTCGGTCACACCTCGATGGTCTTCATGATGGAGGCGCAGATGCGCTACCTCGTGGACGCGATCACCACGGTGCGGTCCGAAGGTCTGCCCGCCGTCGAGGTGCGCGAGGACGTCATGGCCGCCTACGACGCCGAGGTGCGCCGCAGTGA
- a CDS encoding response regulator transcription factor translates to MIAVALVDDDALIRAGLAALIDAEPDLRIVGETDDGYGAVDLVRRVRPDVLLMDIRMPRIDGIEATAAVLRAVADPPRIVVVTTFEHDDHVYDALRAGAAGFLLKRTPPAEIVAAIRLVHAGSSLLFPAAIRSLAGAAPVADTAAARAIATLTEREAATLTLVARGLSNAEIAAEQHVSVETVKTHVSNVLAKLRVRDRTQAVIAAYDAGLVRAGGT, encoded by the coding sequence GTGATCGCGGTGGCCCTGGTCGACGACGACGCGCTCATCCGTGCCGGTCTCGCCGCACTGATCGACGCCGAGCCGGACCTGCGCATCGTGGGCGAGACCGACGACGGGTACGGCGCCGTCGACCTGGTGCGTCGGGTCCGGCCCGACGTCTTGCTGATGGACATCCGGATGCCGCGGATCGACGGGATCGAGGCCACGGCCGCGGTGCTCCGGGCCGTGGCCGATCCGCCGCGGATCGTCGTGGTCACCACCTTCGAGCACGACGACCACGTGTACGACGCCCTCCGTGCCGGCGCCGCCGGGTTCCTGCTCAAGCGCACCCCGCCGGCCGAGATCGTCGCGGCGATCCGTCTGGTGCACGCGGGTTCCTCGCTGCTCTTCCCGGCCGCGATCCGGTCGCTGGCGGGTGCCGCACCTGTGGCCGACACCGCGGCGGCTCGGGCCATCGCCACGCTCACCGAGCGCGAGGCCGCGACGCTGACGCTGGTGGCCCGCGGGCTGTCCAACGCCGAGATCGCCGCCGAACAGCACGTCAGCGTCGAGACGGTCAAGACTCACGTCTCCAACGTCCTCGCCAAGCTGCGGGTCCGTGACCGGACCCAAGCCGTCATCGCCGCCTACGACGCCGGCCTCGTCCGCGCCGGCGGCACGTGA
- a CDS encoding NAD-dependent epimerase/dehydratase family protein, giving the protein MRTLIVGATGVLGRPLVPLLAASGHEVLAASRSARPGSVDGLPNTTRVRLDLLDVDAVHRVVDQHRPDAIVHVATAIPDPIDPRRIGEQFGPTNRLRTEGTANLVAAAEATGVSRIVAEGLAYAYQQGDAIRTEDAALWVNPPKVFAPVMEALRELEIRTRDAGGTVLRFGHLYGPGTIYAPEGSMTESVRARKVPIVGRGASRFSFVHVEDAATAILAALDRPVTGTFNVVDDDPLRLSEWLPWFADLLGARRPPRFPAAVARLAVGPFGVTFMNGLAGASNARAKDALRWQPRFRTFRDGVTADFVSVAPVAAR; this is encoded by the coding sequence ATGAGGACCCTGATCGTCGGCGCGACCGGTGTGCTCGGACGTCCGCTGGTCCCGTTGTTGGCCGCCAGCGGCCACGAGGTCCTGGCGGCCAGCCGCAGCGCCCGCCCCGGCTCGGTCGACGGCCTCCCGAACACCACGAGGGTGCGTCTCGACCTGCTCGACGTCGACGCCGTCCACCGCGTCGTCGACCAGCACCGGCCGGACGCGATCGTGCACGTGGCCACCGCGATCCCCGACCCGATCGACCCGAGGAGGATCGGCGAGCAGTTCGGGCCGACCAACCGGCTGCGCACCGAGGGCACGGCCAACCTGGTCGCCGCGGCCGAGGCGACCGGCGTGTCCCGCATCGTGGCGGAGGGGCTCGCCTACGCCTACCAGCAGGGCGACGCGATCCGCACCGAGGACGCTGCGCTGTGGGTGAACCCGCCGAAGGTGTTCGCGCCGGTCATGGAAGCCCTGCGCGAGTTGGAGATCCGGACGCGGGACGCCGGTGGCACGGTGCTGCGCTTCGGACACCTCTACGGGCCCGGCACGATCTACGCCCCCGAGGGGTCGATGACCGAGTCGGTCCGAGCGCGCAAGGTGCCGATCGTCGGCCGCGGCGCGTCGCGCTTCTCCTTCGTGCACGTCGAGGACGCCGCCACCGCCATCCTCGCTGCGCTCGACCGCCCGGTGACGGGCACCTTCAACGTGGTGGACGACGATCCGCTCCGGCTGAGCGAGTGGCTGCCGTGGTTCGCCGATCTGCTCGGCGCACGCCGACCGCCGCGGTTCCCGGCTGCGGTCGCTCGGCTGGCCGTCGGTCCCTTCGGCGTCACGTTCATGAACGGTCTGGCCGGCGCCTCCAACGCTCGGGCGAAGGACGCGCTGCGCTGGCAGCCACGGTTCCGCACCTTCCGAGACGGGGTGACGGCAGACTTCGTGAGCGTCGCACCGGTGGCGGCCCGGTGA
- a CDS encoding AsnC family transcriptional regulator — MDSTDWRILEELQADARLSYNQLSRRVNLSAPAVAERVRRLEAARVITGYHARVDAAEAGSPIGAFVQMRCSIGRCLLKTTEASDYPEVVEVHKLSGDHCSMLRVRTASMAHFESLIERLGAHGEMRTSIVLSTQYDGRPVAPPEALPDVTIAPSEGWAKG; from the coding sequence CTGGACAGCACCGACTGGCGGATCCTCGAGGAACTGCAGGCTGACGCGCGCCTGTCCTACAACCAGCTCAGCCGCCGGGTGAATCTGTCCGCGCCGGCGGTCGCGGAACGCGTGCGTCGGCTCGAGGCGGCCCGCGTGATCACCGGCTACCACGCGCGGGTCGATGCTGCGGAGGCCGGGTCCCCGATAGGCGCGTTCGTGCAGATGCGCTGCAGCATCGGTCGCTGCCTGCTGAAGACCACCGAGGCGAGCGACTACCCCGAGGTCGTCGAGGTCCACAAGCTCAGCGGCGACCACTGCTCGATGCTGCGCGTGCGGACCGCTTCGATGGCGCACTTCGAGAGCCTCATCGAGCGGCTCGGAGCCCACGGCGAGATGCGGACCTCCATCGTGCTGTCGACGCAGTACGACGGCCGCCCGGTCGCGCCACCCGAGGCGCTGCCCGACGTCACGATCGCCCCCTCCGAGGGGTGGGCGAAGGGCTGA
- a CDS encoding MFS transporter, with product MTAHEADRWSLVVAAGLVIFMAQLDTTIVLVALPAIAEDLDLPRGAAQWVMLGYLVPLIALSLRAGRWVDRVGLRPALLLSVTIFAIASVAAAVAPTTAWLVLARVGKGAAGALLLASAPALAATAVRPEVRGRALAVVATLAPLGGMSGPALGGLLVDRWGWPWIFLVNLPVAALVIVIVRARTDQGGPLRRPERGWATDVLLLGGTAVALLLGLTPSDDGRLATLWLVPVGLVLAALWWRTAGARDLRALLASVPMLAAHGAFAGTYLAVLAVQFLTPFFLREQLGATAAVIGATMLAYPAATAVMGPVSGWAADRWSPRSVAVVGAALLAAAMLLLAPLDTGWSAPGVAVRLAIVGATFGLFVTPNQTFALSLVDDSALGTTSASTNLARLVGLAAGPATATAAWASSGYAPGGMRLGVVLGALVAAASAGALLLAGGRAGPGRRSPRLVDPAGSISVSDPGTGAPPTPHGS from the coding sequence GTGACGGCACACGAGGCCGACCGCTGGTCGTTGGTGGTCGCTGCCGGCCTCGTGATCTTCATGGCGCAGCTCGACACCACCATCGTGCTGGTCGCGCTGCCTGCCATCGCCGAGGATCTCGACCTGCCCCGCGGCGCCGCGCAGTGGGTGATGCTCGGCTACCTCGTCCCGCTGATCGCCCTCTCGCTGCGCGCCGGCCGGTGGGTCGACCGGGTCGGACTCCGCCCCGCCTTGCTGCTGTCGGTCACGATCTTCGCGATCGCCAGCGTGGCCGCAGCGGTGGCGCCGACGACCGCCTGGCTGGTGCTCGCCCGGGTCGGCAAGGGGGCCGCCGGAGCGCTGCTGCTCGCCTCCGCCCCAGCGCTGGCGGCCACGGCTGTCCGCCCCGAGGTGCGTGGTCGCGCGTTGGCGGTCGTGGCGACACTGGCGCCGCTCGGTGGCATGAGCGGACCCGCGCTCGGCGGCCTGCTCGTCGACCGGTGGGGGTGGCCGTGGATCTTCCTGGTCAACCTGCCCGTGGCGGCGCTCGTCATCGTCATCGTCCGTGCCCGGACCGATCAGGGTGGACCGCTCCGGCGACCCGAACGGGGTTGGGCGACCGACGTGCTGCTCCTCGGCGGGACGGCTGTGGCACTGCTCCTCGGCCTCACCCCCTCGGACGACGGCAGGCTCGCCACGCTGTGGCTCGTGCCGGTCGGGCTCGTGCTGGCCGCGCTCTGGTGGCGCACGGCGGGGGCCCGCGATCTGCGCGCCCTGCTGGCATCGGTTCCGATGCTGGCCGCGCACGGTGCGTTCGCCGGCACCTACCTCGCCGTCCTGGCCGTCCAGTTCCTGACGCCGTTCTTCCTGCGTGAACAGCTCGGGGCGACGGCCGCGGTCATCGGCGCGACGATGCTGGCCTACCCCGCGGCCACGGCGGTGATGGGGCCGGTGTCCGGCTGGGCCGCCGATCGGTGGTCGCCGCGATCGGTCGCGGTGGTCGGCGCCGCGCTCCTCGCCGCGGCGATGCTCCTGCTCGCGCCGCTCGACACCGGCTGGTCCGCGCCGGGCGTCGCGGTGCGGCTCGCCATCGTCGGTGCGACCTTCGGGCTGTTCGTCACACCCAACCAGACCTTCGCGCTGTCGTTGGTCGACGACTCGGCCCTCGGTACGACGTCGGCGAGCACCAACCTCGCCCGCCTCGTCGGCCTGGCCGCCGGCCCGGCCACGGCGACCGCCGCGTGGGCGTCATCCGGTTACGCGCCAGGTGGCATGCGGCTCGGTGTCGTCCTCGGAGCGCTCGTCGCCGCTGCCAGCGCCGGCGCGTTGCTCCTCGCCGGCGGACGTGCCGGGCCTGGTCGCCGCTCGCCGCGCCTCGTCGACCCTGCCGGATCGATCTCCGTCTCCGACCCGGGGACGGGTGCACCACCCACACCCCACGGGAGCTGA
- a CDS encoding VanZ family protein, with the protein MARVQIGEVVLAAVFAGVLVAAVSGVVRLVARGRGTAPVVGAAVLDGALAASIAAVLVATLTPIELLGTHLDRPSEVNLRPLEAMRGAPRFYAVINAALLVPTIVLLAQRWRRAGIVRLTLTGAAISLAIEVTQLVHPTRGSNVDDLALNTAGAFVAAVVGVLVRAAGRRGRRGGSPPASRGPSRPVSAAGRPR; encoded by the coding sequence GTGGCGCGGGTCCAGATCGGTGAGGTGGTGCTCGCCGCCGTCTTCGCCGGCGTGCTCGTCGCCGCGGTCTCGGGCGTGGTCCGCCTCGTCGCTCGTGGTCGCGGCACGGCCCCGGTGGTCGGTGCCGCGGTGCTGGACGGGGCCCTGGCGGCGTCGATCGCCGCGGTGCTCGTGGCCACGCTGACGCCGATCGAGCTGCTCGGCACCCACCTCGACCGACCGTCGGAGGTCAACCTCCGCCCCCTCGAGGCGATGCGCGGGGCCCCGCGCTTCTACGCCGTGATCAACGCCGCACTCCTGGTTCCGACGATCGTCCTGCTCGCCCAGCGGTGGCGTCGTGCCGGCATCGTGCGCCTGACCCTCACGGGTGCGGCCATCTCGTTGGCCATCGAGGTGACCCAGCTGGTCCACCCGACGCGGGGCAGCAACGTCGACGACCTCGCCCTGAACACCGCCGGTGCGTTCGTGGCCGCGGTGGTCGGGGTGCTCGTGCGTGCCGCCGGACGGCGCGGGCGTCGGGGCGGTTCGCCCCCTGCCTCTCGTGGGCCGTCGCGTCCGGTCAGCGCAGCGGGGCGGCCTCGCTGA
- a CDS encoding SRPBCC family protein, translating into MPRFEEVRTAHAPRELCWELLTDVERTPEWLTIASRVEAAGELQRGQLVHASGSALGVSVDLRLTIAHLDPPTRYGWQLTDPVPVDITFDLADHEERATRLRATVEADLGHRPAVRVRVAVRVLRGELARSLDQLVELSEAAPLR; encoded by the coding sequence GTGCCACGCTTCGAGGAAGTGCGTACGGCCCACGCACCGCGTGAGCTGTGCTGGGAGCTGCTCACCGACGTCGAGCGCACTCCCGAGTGGTTGACGATCGCGTCGCGGGTGGAAGCGGCGGGTGAGCTGCAGCGGGGACAGCTGGTGCACGCCTCGGGCAGTGCGCTCGGCGTGTCGGTCGATCTGCGGCTGACCATCGCTCACCTCGACCCGCCGACCCGGTACGGGTGGCAGCTGACCGACCCGGTCCCGGTCGACATCACCTTCGACCTCGCCGACCACGAGGAACGTGCGACGAGGTTGCGCGCGACGGTCGAGGCCGACCTCGGCCACCGACCGGCCGTGCGTGTCCGCGTCGCCGTACGGGTCCTGCGGGGCGAGCTCGCCCGCTCCCTCGATCAGCTGGTCGAGCTCAGCGAGGCCGCCCCGCTGCGCTGA